In the Candidatus Methylomirabilota bacterium genome, AGGGCCTCGAGGCCCGCCGCGGACGCCGGGTAGGCGCCAACGTCGAGACGGTACTGATCAAGGGCCGCGCTGAAGAGCTCGATCTGCGCGCGCGCCGCCGCCTGCTTGGACTGGCCGACGCGGCTGAACAGGCGCGGCCCCACGAGGCCGGCCAGGAGGCCCAGGATGATGATGACCACGAGGAGCTCGATCAGCGAGAAGCCGCTGTCGCTTGCGAGGCCTCGAAGGCTGGTCCGCAAGGTTCGGTGCCCATCTTGCCGGTTGCCTCGCCCGGGCATCTCGGATATGGTGCTCGCCACATGCTTCCAGGCCGACCACTTGTCATGATCGCGCGTGCCGCGTTCGCCCTCGTGATCTTGGTGACCGCCCCCCCGGGGATTCCCTCGGCGTCCGCGGACGCGCTCCGGCTCGTTGATGGAGAAGGGGTCGTTCACTTCACGAATGTTCCCGGGGATCCGCGGTACAGAGGCCTGCCTGGCGCATCGGCGACGATCGCGGGAGGCCGTCCGACGTCTGATCGCCCGCGGGCTTTGTACGCCAGTGAGATTCACGAAATCTCTCTTCAATATGATGTAGACCCAGCCCTGGTCCAGGCCGTGGTCCGAGTCGAATCGGCGTTCAACCCCTCCGCCGTGTCCCGGAAGGGCGCCGGAGGCCTCATGCAACTGATGCCGCGGACCGCTTCGGCCCTCGGCGTCTTCGACCGTTTCGACCCGCGCGAGAACATCAGGGGTGGGGTTCGTCACCTCCGACATCTGCTCGACCGCTATCGCGGGAACGTCGCCCTGGCGATCGCGGCATACAATGCAGGCGAGGGAGCGGTCGATCTCCACCGCGGCATTCCGCCTTACCCCGAGACCGCGCAGTATGTGCAGCGGGTGCTTCGACAGGCCGACGTCTCCGAGGCTCGCGGCGGGAGTCCGCAAGGCATCTACCGATATCCGGGTCCCGACGATTCCCTGGTAT is a window encoding:
- a CDS encoding lytic transglycosylase domain-containing protein; the protein is MIARAAFALVILVTAPPGIPSASADALRLVDGEGVVHFTNVPGDPRYRGLPGASATIAGGRPTSDRPRALYASEIHEISLQYDVDPALVQAVVRVESAFNPSAVSRKGAGGLMQLMPRTASALGVFDRFDPRENIRGGVRHLRHLLDRYRGNVALAIAAYNAGEGAVDLHRGIPPYPETAQYVQRVLRQADVSEARGGSPQGIYRYPGPDDSLVYSNLPPDIRRPVANSTRGR
- the gspG gene encoding type II secretion system major pseudopilin GspG, whose product is MRTSLRGLASDSGFSLIELLVVIIILGLLAGLVGPRLFSRVGQSKQAAARAQIELFSAALDQYRLDVGAYPASAAGLEALVRNPNVSDWSGPYLKKNLVPLDPWGKPYQYKCCPGDHGDFDIWSLGADGAPGGDGENADVTSWSVK